A genomic window from Rhodopirellula islandica includes:
- a CDS encoding MarR family winged helix-turn-helix transcriptional regulator has product MTNPKIGGKPALMLTSCDAMEVSDQERIACGLHIASRGLSSAMAEAVAPHGLSGMEANLLLKLDKGLNSPSEIATYLGIDASNLSRLMRKMQEAELIRREVDATNRSRVIIELTAKGKRLTKKIKPDVRKMEKNVMSVLTAKELTTLQKILMKMCVSVIEG; this is encoded by the coding sequence GTGACGAATCCCAAAATCGGTGGCAAACCAGCCTTGATGCTGACAAGTTGCGACGCCATGGAGGTCAGCGATCAAGAGCGAATAGCGTGTGGATTGCACATCGCCTCCCGCGGTTTGTCATCCGCGATGGCCGAAGCGGTCGCTCCCCACGGGCTCAGCGGAATGGAAGCGAACCTGCTTCTCAAATTGGACAAAGGTTTGAACTCGCCCTCGGAGATCGCAACCTACCTCGGGATCGACGCCTCCAATCTCTCGCGGTTGATGCGCAAGATGCAGGAAGCCGAGTTGATCCGGCGTGAAGTGGACGCCACCAACCGATCTCGGGTCATCATTGAGTTGACCGCGAAAGGCAAACGACTCACGAAGAAGATCAAACCAGATGTTCGCAAGATGGAAAAGAATGTGATGTCGGTGCTGACAGCCAAAGAACTGACGACGCTTCAAAAGATCTTGATGAAGATGTGTGTCAGCGTGATCGAAGGCTGA
- a CDS encoding porin family protein, whose product MIDVTLPSRKDDDPDNVFLLGQVISMGIRWHHSAIHWFSVLALTVIGPGTAPIAGAETDDLVTGSASTQLSAEPIAEGAGQSELSDAMSRIRELETLVAALQAESLNRAPLTLPTWEEPRYQPPSQLDPSTHDGVYDSGWTWRPRDPEASPFELTAGLHNQFRYTGFARDEATSVDSAGNVREINNRNDFNINRGRLVFSGYAFDEDLRFYSNIDYSTVTSNPIQLLLGWISFRMSDRLSIHLGLGKLPGTWEWTETSRYTLGADRTMATTFFRPSITAGMWAKGKLTDDVSYHVLVGNGFNTLSLQASELDTQLAYSALSWWEPLEEFGRGFSDIENHPSLAIRLGQGLTQTGNSSSSNADPAAEQTVIRLSDGTRLIEPNAIAPGVTVNAFDIWLYSAHFGVKRRGFSFSSEVFLRWLRNIEGDNGTMLPSLFDHGFFVQGGAFVIPQTLELFARASQVNGEYGSGNEVSAGFNWHLFNQRSARFTFDVTSIDDSPAQQSRTGYVAGESGTLFRSQLWTFF is encoded by the coding sequence GTGATTGATGTAACCCTTCCAAGCAGAAAAGACGATGACCCAGACAACGTCTTCTTGTTGGGGCAAGTCATTTCGATGGGTATCCGTTGGCACCACTCCGCCATCCACTGGTTTTCAGTGCTCGCACTGACGGTCATCGGGCCGGGAACCGCTCCGATCGCGGGAGCTGAAACCGACGACCTGGTCACCGGGTCAGCCTCCACCCAATTGTCTGCCGAGCCAATCGCGGAGGGCGCCGGCCAGAGCGAATTGTCCGACGCCATGTCGCGAATTCGCGAATTGGAAACGCTCGTCGCTGCCCTGCAAGCAGAGTCATTGAATCGAGCGCCTTTGACGCTGCCGACATGGGAAGAACCGCGGTACCAGCCTCCTTCCCAACTGGATCCGTCCACGCACGATGGTGTTTACGACTCCGGTTGGACTTGGCGTCCGCGCGACCCTGAGGCATCACCGTTTGAGCTGACCGCTGGGTTGCACAACCAGTTTCGCTACACGGGGTTTGCTCGCGACGAGGCGACGTCGGTTGATTCCGCGGGGAACGTGCGTGAGATCAACAACCGGAACGACTTCAACATCAACCGAGGCCGGTTGGTATTTTCGGGGTATGCATTCGACGAAGACCTGCGTTTCTATTCCAACATTGACTACAGCACAGTCACGTCCAATCCCATTCAGTTGCTGTTGGGTTGGATTTCGTTTCGGATGTCCGATCGGCTTTCGATCCACTTGGGACTTGGCAAACTGCCAGGAACCTGGGAATGGACGGAAACCTCTCGGTACACGTTGGGCGCCGACCGTACCATGGCAACGACTTTCTTCCGCCCATCCATCACAGCGGGCATGTGGGCCAAAGGCAAACTGACCGACGACGTCTCATACCACGTGCTGGTTGGAAACGGCTTCAACACACTTTCGCTGCAAGCATCCGAGCTCGACACGCAACTCGCGTATTCCGCCCTCTCGTGGTGGGAACCGTTGGAAGAGTTCGGACGCGGTTTCTCGGACATCGAAAACCACCCGTCTCTGGCGATTCGCTTGGGGCAGGGGCTGACTCAAACCGGAAATTCAAGCAGCAGCAATGCCGATCCCGCGGCCGAACAAACCGTCATTCGCCTGAGCGACGGAACTCGGCTGATCGAACCCAATGCAATTGCCCCCGGAGTGACCGTCAACGCCTTTGACATCTGGCTGTACTCAGCGCACTTCGGAGTCAAGCGGCGGGGCTTCAGCTTCAGCAGCGAAGTCTTCCTGCGATGGCTCCGCAACATCGAAGGCGACAACGGCACCATGCTGCCCTCGTTGTTCGACCATGGATTCTTCGTTCAAGGCGGCGCATTCGTGATTCCACAAACGCTCGAACTGTTTGCACGCGCATCTCAGGTGAACGGCGAGTACGGCAGCGGCAACGAAGTTTCGGCAGGATTCAACTGGCACCTATTCAACCAGCGATCCGCACGATTCACGTTCGACGTGACATCCATTGATGACTCGCCTGCACAACAATCGCGAACGGGTTACGTCGCTGGAGAAAGCGGCACCTTGTTTCGGTCGCAGTTGTGGACCTTCTTTTAA
- a CDS encoding response regulator, which yields MKILVIEDDADYSDILMTSLASWGHSPVAAFNWFSVMRTLESDSFDLIVTDIETPTGNALNAFDFLNREEKVRSIPKIVITGREGQETQNACLAIGAVYIHKSTSSIADLKAELDSLSLTS from the coding sequence ATGAAAATTCTTGTGATCGAAGATGATGCGGACTACTCGGACATCCTGATGACGTCGCTGGCCAGTTGGGGCCATTCTCCCGTGGCTGCCTTCAATTGGTTTTCTGTGATGCGCACCTTGGAATCGGATTCATTCGATTTGATCGTCACGGACATTGAGACGCCCACCGGGAACGCGCTGAATGCGTTTGATTTTCTCAACCGAGAAGAGAAGGTTCGGTCGATTCCAAAAATAGTGATCACCGGACGAGAAGGGCAGGAAACCCAGAACGCGTGCTTGGCGATTGGGGCCGTGTACATCCACAAGTCCACCAGCAGCATCGCCGACCTGAAGGCAGAGCTCGATTCACTTTCCCTGACTTCTTAA
- a CDS encoding response regulator, with product MQESTVLVVEDDDAIRYGIELRLRAMGYAVHSASDGKDAIEKAERILPSLICMDVRMPLVDGITALQWLKSHPILRDTPVIILSACPTDQSAAMSAGARYFLAKPFASEMFEAAVKQVLNPKSKSQLEGACTG from the coding sequence ATGCAAGAATCAACGGTCTTGGTCGTCGAAGACGACGATGCAATTCGGTATGGAATCGAATTGAGATTGCGAGCGATGGGGTACGCCGTCCATTCTGCAAGCGATGGCAAAGATGCAATCGAGAAGGCTGAAAGGATTCTTCCCAGTCTGATCTGCATGGATGTTCGGATGCCATTGGTCGATGGGATCACCGCGCTTCAGTGGCTCAAATCTCATCCAATCCTCCGGGACACGCCGGTGATCATTCTGTCCGCCTGCCCCACGGACCAATCCGCGGCGATGTCGGCTGGCGCTCGTTACTTCCTGGCAAAACCATTCGCTTCCGAGATGTTCGAAGCGGCTGTCAAGCAAGTGTTGAACCCCAAATCGAAAAGCCAGCTCGAGGGAGCATGCACCGGATGA
- a CDS encoding response regulator: MDVLTKRDAFEYLFELAGESCGNSGEDLSYLDVERRERVVLSIDDEEDITHGIALRLAGSGYDVRSAKHGMDGYRMAFSLHPTAILLDYNMPFVNGEQVFLGLRENPLVATIPVILISGKVDDRTEARLLKMGAFAVLHKPIEFERLVLLLDEISGGDPRPSATNRKN; the protein is encoded by the coding sequence ATGGACGTCCTGACGAAACGAGATGCCTTTGAGTATCTGTTTGAACTTGCTGGGGAAAGCTGCGGGAACTCGGGGGAAGATCTCAGCTACCTCGATGTTGAGCGTCGCGAGCGAGTGGTGCTTTCGATTGACGATGAAGAAGATATCACCCATGGAATCGCACTGCGGTTGGCGGGCAGTGGCTACGATGTGCGGTCAGCCAAGCATGGGATGGATGGATACCGTATGGCGTTCAGCCTGCACCCAACCGCAATTCTGCTGGATTACAACATGCCGTTCGTCAACGGCGAACAGGTTTTTTTAGGGCTCCGAGAAAACCCCTTGGTTGCGACGATCCCTGTGATTTTGATCTCCGGGAAGGTGGATGATCGGACCGAGGCGAGATTGCTGAAGATGGGTGCGTTTGCGGTTCTTCATAAACCGATCGAGTTCGAACGATTGGTTCTGCTGCTGGATGAAATCAGCGGTGGCGATCCGCGACCGTCCGCGACGAACCGAAAGAATTGA
- a CDS encoding response regulator: MSVVLIVDDEPDIRDSVKRWLQFAGLRTHLAVDGMECLQLVNDVRPDLIVMDVLMPRMDGLTAIRELRGGSELSTTPILVLSASLADENEAYIAGANRVLAKPYQGRQLINTVKELLSDEQNVSDDLVSNS, translated from the coding sequence ATGTCAGTAGTATTGATAGTGGACGATGAACCCGATATTCGCGACTCCGTCAAACGATGGTTGCAGTTTGCGGGGCTGAGGACGCACTTGGCTGTTGACGGCATGGAGTGCCTTCAGCTTGTCAATGATGTGCGTCCTGATTTGATTGTCATGGACGTTCTGATGCCTCGCATGGACGGTCTCACTGCGATCCGTGAATTGCGAGGAGGATCAGAATTGTCAACGACTCCCATCCTGGTCTTGTCGGCCAGTTTGGCGGATGAAAACGAGGCCTACATTGCCGGCGCCAATCGGGTGCTTGCCAAGCCTTATCAGGGGCGACAGTTGATCAACACCGTGAAGGAACTGTTGTCGGACGAACAAAATGTGAGCGATGACCTTGTCTCCAACTCTTAG
- a CDS encoding ATP-binding response regulator yields the protein MLSHQPIRILLLEDNSIDAEAVSRQLRKASPHFKFTWAETLAKAKTELGENEYDLIIADLSVPDSSGTQTISILREQCSQTPVIALTGLDDEKVEQAAIKAGAQDYIVKGELHGQALARTILHAIHRQVAENQTRKLVNELRVSQQDLKEQKQLLLEKNKKLEKLYSTSQEIVDNVSHDLRTPLTVIKDYVAIIHDGLVGEINPEQTQMLGKILGRADDLNGMVDDLLDKSKLEAGLLQLSRRAQSLDSIVQRVQMLVANRAASKQVTLRLISEDGDISVYCDAEKMTRVITNLATNAIKFVPQGGNVTLRTKRSTNGEDAVVEVADNGPGIEASELTKIFGRFEQASHHGAKQASGVGLGLNIAQKLVALNFGRIDVASEIGNGTVFRLSIPLPNPACIAGRMAESRASKLGPVSLISLCLPEAKDQRQCDDFERFMCGSFRAEDLLFRKSDNRWLLLFSGNRSDLTLWLQRTESDFEQMNRNRPFGALPGFTASFFDDDGRDDIETVKKLLQQEWDREEEFKDVADEPTFGGEELPLGTPCDLVATNASLTE from the coding sequence GTGTTATCACACCAACCCATTCGCATTCTGCTCTTAGAGGATAACTCGATTGACGCGGAAGCCGTTTCGCGGCAGCTTCGCAAGGCGAGTCCTCACTTCAAGTTCACCTGGGCTGAAACACTCGCCAAGGCGAAGACCGAATTGGGGGAAAATGAGTACGACCTGATCATCGCTGATCTCTCGGTTCCGGATTCGTCAGGGACCCAGACGATTTCAATCTTGAGGGAACAGTGCAGTCAAACGCCCGTCATCGCGTTGACGGGACTCGACGACGAAAAGGTGGAACAAGCGGCGATCAAGGCAGGCGCACAAGACTACATCGTCAAAGGAGAATTGCATGGGCAGGCACTTGCGAGAACCATTTTGCATGCGATTCATCGTCAAGTGGCAGAGAATCAGACTCGGAAATTGGTGAATGAACTCAGAGTCAGCCAGCAGGATCTCAAGGAACAGAAGCAACTGCTGCTAGAAAAGAACAAAAAGCTTGAGAAGTTGTATTCAACGTCTCAGGAAATCGTTGACAACGTCTCGCACGACTTGCGAACACCGTTGACGGTGATCAAAGACTACGTCGCCATCATTCACGATGGACTGGTGGGCGAGATCAACCCAGAACAAACGCAGATGCTCGGGAAAATTCTTGGCCGAGCAGATGATCTCAACGGAATGGTCGATGACCTGCTCGACAAAAGTAAGTTGGAAGCCGGGTTGTTGCAGCTCTCCCGCAGGGCACAGAGTCTCGACTCCATCGTGCAACGCGTTCAGATGCTGGTCGCCAACCGTGCTGCCAGCAAGCAGGTCACGCTCCGATTGATCTCAGAGGACGGGGATATCTCTGTTTACTGCGATGCCGAAAAAATGACTCGGGTGATCACGAACCTCGCAACCAACGCCATCAAATTTGTTCCACAGGGTGGCAACGTCACGTTGCGAACGAAACGATCGACCAATGGCGAGGATGCGGTGGTGGAAGTCGCGGACAATGGACCAGGCATTGAAGCAAGCGAGCTGACGAAAATCTTTGGACGCTTTGAACAAGCCTCTCATCATGGCGCGAAGCAAGCCAGCGGTGTGGGACTCGGGTTGAACATCGCTCAAAAACTGGTGGCTCTGAATTTCGGTCGAATCGATGTGGCTTCCGAAATCGGCAATGGAACCGTGTTTCGGCTGTCGATCCCACTTCCAAACCCTGCCTGCATCGCGGGTAGGATGGCCGAAAGTCGGGCGTCGAAACTGGGACCGGTGAGTTTGATCTCGCTGTGTCTTCCTGAGGCCAAGGACCAACGTCAGTGCGATGACTTCGAGCGATTCATGTGCGGATCGTTCCGCGCCGAAGATCTGCTTTTTCGAAAATCGGACAACCGGTGGTTGCTCTTGTTTTCTGGGAACCGAAGCGATCTGACTTTGTGGTTGCAGCGAACCGAGAGTGACTTTGAGCAAATGAATCGAAATCGTCCTTTTGGGGCGCTACCTGGCTTCACCGCCTCGTTTTTCGATGACGACGGACGCGACGACATTGAGACAGTGAAGAAGCTGTTGCAGCAAGAATGGGATAGGGAGGAAGAGTTCAAGGACGTTGCCGATGAGCCAACGTTCGGAGGCGAGGAGTTGCCTTTGGGAACTCCCTGCGACCTGGTGGCCACGAACGCATCACTAACGGAATGA
- a CDS encoding response regulator produces the protein MLKTHLPERTRRRAAVGGRLMRYCNTVAHAPRMPRVLCVDDDPDIQAAMEIMFRPYRVEMEHAHYGMEGIVKVTQWKPALIVMDLAMPNGSGEDLLAVLKFNPMLRDIPVIVLTGVRDADAQRRMLLQGASSFLQKPLDFRQILDEASRFIDLDLRERE, from the coding sequence ATGCTCAAGACTCATCTCCCAGAAAGAACAAGACGTCGCGCCGCTGTGGGTGGTCGACTGATGCGGTATTGCAACACGGTTGCCCATGCTCCGCGGATGCCTCGTGTTTTGTGTGTGGATGACGACCCCGATATCCAGGCAGCGATGGAGATCATGTTTCGTCCCTATCGGGTGGAAATGGAGCACGCGCACTATGGCATGGAAGGCATTGTCAAAGTGACACAGTGGAAGCCTGCTTTGATCGTGATGGATCTGGCCATGCCCAACGGAAGCGGAGAGGATTTGCTGGCAGTGTTGAAATTCAATCCGATGCTACGAGACATTCCAGTCATCGTCCTGACTGGTGTTCGAGATGCCGACGCTCAACGCAGAATGCTGCTGCAGGGCGCCTCGTCCTTCCTTCAAAAACCGCTCGATTTCAGGCAGATATTGGATGAAGCGTCTCGTTTCATCGATCTCGACCTACGAGAAAGAGAGTAG
- a CDS encoding efflux RND transporter permease subunit — MKSLIAWSVKNWQAMNVIMVGVLLLGVFSLSQLRRDFWPDFELYVLSVSVEYPGASPDEIEEGILEKIEESIRTVDGVEEMTSLAREGMGTVTLELDPDANQADAQRVLTEVTTLIGQIPSFPELAEKPDIRMNTNFVTAIRVAVMGPTVAELSNLVDRQSSGSLLGVDDSNGDFRYDEEEAKAEAALALRRVAEQIREEILALPSVSVADLVGTPDYQIDIEIPEDTLRKYNLSLQSVAEIVRANNVELPGGTLRGRSQEVLLRGSDKSTVGAGIEEIPLVSQPGGAVLTVGDLGRVRDEFSVEGSINEVNGHPAILVSIETTSADDLIEVAEEVRQFVEEGSDALPSGYSLMAIRDRSTSVKNRLDLLSKNAWMGLVLVFIVLALFLEMRLAWWVMLGIPISLLGACIYMHFGGHTLNMTSMFAFLIALGIVVDDAIVVGENIYVHREMGKSYRQAAIDGAYEVMPSVITAILTTVIAFAPIMYMEGRIKRLTVVLPMCVGAMLIISMFESLTILPSHLSHKRSRFLDAMTYVLFPLRPLGWLLEKANAGMSALLTRCIDRLYTPILRWSLRNPAIVLSTLAAMLILSVGVVRSGMVPFLLLPKIDFGFITVQVTYPDGTPVDITNAATKRLEDAIWKVNQRSIDEKMTGDPGGFVQAVQRTVGSSGDEVGSSVAGHVGGLFIQLNDIGERTVSSDDIVRMWREESGRFPGAEAVAFGATPRGPASLPIEMRLMATGENLAMLDEAIERCKIKLGEYPYVSDIATDTRQGKWEYRIKVRDDAKAMGVSLADVAGTVRASYYGEEVMRLQRGRHEVPLRVRYPREDRNTLVSFNDIRVRGTDRMERPLNEIVEVDVQRGYSEISRVNQMRSISVVADVDETRGNAFNVVSDLKANFVPEFRKEFPGVQLQWGGQQEQTDETVNSLFVGFFFVLGAMFLLLTIQFNSSWQAILILSIIPFGFIGAIFGHIVMDIDLTLFSIFGIVALAGVVVNDSIVLVDFINRRVADGLPLHDAIIDGGRRRFRAVLLTSVTTCAGMMPILLERSKEAQVVSPMATSLTFGLALSTLVVLILAPVMYLVIAKISPPPSQASSG; from the coding sequence ATGAAATCGCTGATTGCATGGTCGGTCAAAAACTGGCAGGCCATGAATGTCATCATGGTAGGCGTGCTGTTGTTGGGCGTGTTCAGCTTGAGCCAGCTTCGTCGTGATTTTTGGCCGGACTTTGAGCTGTACGTGCTCTCGGTTTCCGTCGAATACCCCGGTGCCAGTCCGGATGAAATCGAAGAGGGGATCCTGGAGAAAATTGAGGAGTCCATTCGCACCGTCGATGGTGTCGAGGAGATGACTTCGTTGGCTCGCGAGGGAATGGGCACGGTCACGTTGGAATTGGATCCGGATGCAAATCAAGCGGATGCCCAGCGAGTTCTGACCGAGGTCACCACGCTGATCGGTCAAATCCCTAGTTTTCCCGAGTTGGCGGAAAAGCCCGACATTCGGATGAACACCAATTTCGTGACGGCGATTCGAGTCGCCGTCATGGGGCCCACGGTTGCGGAACTTTCGAATCTGGTGGACCGCCAGTCTTCCGGTTCGCTGCTCGGTGTCGATGATTCGAACGGCGACTTTCGGTATGACGAGGAAGAGGCCAAGGCGGAAGCCGCGTTGGCTCTCCGACGTGTTGCAGAACAAATTCGCGAGGAGATTTTGGCGTTGCCGTCGGTTTCCGTTGCCGATTTGGTGGGCACACCAGACTATCAGATCGACATCGAGATTCCCGAAGACACACTCCGCAAGTACAACCTCTCGTTGCAAAGCGTCGCGGAAATCGTGCGGGCCAACAACGTGGAACTTCCTGGTGGCACGCTTCGCGGGCGATCCCAAGAAGTGCTTCTTCGTGGCAGCGACAAAAGTACGGTGGGGGCTGGCATCGAAGAAATTCCACTGGTCAGCCAACCCGGTGGTGCGGTGCTGACCGTTGGCGATCTCGGCCGAGTTCGCGATGAGTTTTCAGTCGAAGGCAGTATCAACGAGGTCAATGGGCACCCTGCGATTCTGGTCTCGATTGAAACGACCAGCGCGGATGACCTGATTGAAGTTGCCGAAGAGGTTCGTCAGTTCGTCGAAGAAGGCAGCGATGCGCTGCCCAGCGGGTACTCGTTGATGGCGATCCGTGATCGATCCACCAGTGTGAAGAACCGCCTCGATCTGCTCAGCAAGAACGCCTGGATGGGGTTGGTCCTGGTCTTCATCGTGCTCGCCTTGTTCTTGGAAATGAGGTTGGCGTGGTGGGTGATGCTGGGGATACCCATTTCGTTGTTGGGTGCATGCATTTACATGCACTTTGGAGGTCATACCCTGAACATGACCTCGATGTTTGCGTTTTTGATCGCATTGGGAATCGTGGTCGATGACGCCATCGTGGTGGGCGAGAACATTTATGTTCATCGCGAAATGGGCAAAAGTTACCGCCAAGCCGCCATCGACGGTGCTTACGAGGTGATGCCATCCGTCATCACCGCGATTCTGACCACCGTGATTGCCTTCGCTCCGATCATGTACATGGAAGGACGGATCAAACGGCTGACGGTCGTGTTGCCGATGTGTGTCGGGGCAATGTTGATCATCTCGATGTTTGAAAGTTTGACCATTCTACCGTCGCACCTGTCTCACAAACGCAGCCGGTTCTTGGATGCGATGACATACGTGTTGTTCCCGTTGCGCCCGCTCGGCTGGTTGCTCGAAAAAGCCAACGCTGGGATGTCGGCATTGCTGACACGCTGCATTGATCGACTCTACACGCCCATCCTTCGTTGGTCGTTGAGGAACCCTGCCATTGTTCTATCAACGCTCGCTGCGATGTTGATTCTTTCAGTGGGGGTGGTTCGGTCAGGGATGGTGCCGTTCTTGCTGCTTCCCAAAATCGACTTTGGCTTCATCACGGTGCAAGTGACCTATCCAGACGGCACCCCGGTGGACATCACCAACGCGGCAACCAAACGTCTGGAAGATGCGATCTGGAAAGTCAATCAGCGATCAATTGACGAAAAGATGACGGGGGATCCGGGCGGATTTGTTCAGGCGGTTCAGCGAACGGTGGGGTCGTCCGGCGATGAAGTCGGCAGCAGCGTCGCCGGTCACGTTGGAGGCCTGTTCATTCAGCTCAATGACATTGGTGAGCGAACCGTTTCAAGCGATGACATTGTTCGCATGTGGCGGGAGGAATCCGGGCGGTTCCCGGGGGCCGAAGCGGTGGCGTTCGGAGCCACTCCACGAGGTCCCGCGTCGTTGCCAATCGAAATGCGTTTGATGGCGACGGGTGAGAACCTGGCGATGTTGGATGAAGCCATTGAGCGGTGCAAAATCAAGCTGGGCGAGTACCCGTATGTCTCGGACATTGCGACGGACACGCGGCAAGGCAAATGGGAATACCGCATCAAAGTTCGCGACGACGCCAAGGCCATGGGAGTTTCATTGGCGGACGTCGCAGGCACGGTGCGCGCGTCGTACTACGGCGAAGAAGTGATGCGGCTGCAGCGGGGACGGCATGAAGTCCCCCTGCGAGTGCGCTACCCTCGCGAGGATCGCAACACGTTGGTCAGCTTCAACGACATTCGCGTGCGTGGCACGGATCGGATGGAGCGGCCACTCAATGAAATCGTGGAAGTGGATGTCCAGCGTGGCTACTCCGAAATCAGTCGAGTCAACCAGATGCGAAGCATTTCGGTGGTGGCGGATGTCGATGAGACCCGCGGCAACGCATTCAATGTTGTGTCGGACCTCAAAGCCAACTTCGTCCCCGAATTTCGAAAGGAGTTCCCGGGAGTGCAACTGCAGTGGGGCGGTCAGCAGGAGCAGACGGACGAGACGGTCAACAGTTTGTTTGTGGGGTTCTTCTTCGTCTTGGGGGCGATGTTCCTGTTGCTGACCATTCAGTTCAATTCGAGCTGGCAAGCGATTTTGATCCTGTCGATCATCCCGTTCGGATTCATCGGCGCCATCTTCGGTCACATTGTGATGGACATCGATCTGACGCTCTTCAGCATCTTTGGCATCGTGGCGTTGGCCGGAGTGGTGGTGAACGATTCCATCGTGTTGGTGGACTTCATCAATCGCCGGGTCGCCGATGGATTGCCGCTTCACGACGCAATCATTGATGGCGGTCGGCGTCGATTCCGAGCTGTGTTGCTGACTTCGGTCACCACCTGCGCCGGAATGATGCCGATTCTGTTGGAACGATCCAAGGAAGCGCAAGTGGTCTCGCCGATGGCGACCAGCCTGACGTTTGGACTCGCGCTCAGCACCCTCGTCGTGCTGATTCTCGCGCCCGTGATGTACCTGGTGATCGCGAAAATCTCTCCACCCCCTTCTCAAGCCTCGTCTGGCTGA
- a CDS encoding efflux RND transporter periplasmic adaptor subunit, with amino-acid sequence MIVLGGALYGYTLLGERKRPQRSKPPKSPVTIVATEEVRFHSGPVVIDVHGVVVPLRELRLASEVAGRVVELSENVRAGRSVTAGEVLIQVDATEYELEVKRLQALSQQEAAEENSVEVSIDNTYQLQELAKKQLELARQERERINALVTQRAASASEVDAARRAELAADAALVELGNRRRELVAQLELLTEKRTLTNVLLERARLDLSRCVIRSPIDGRVVSSEVEEQSFLPTGTPFITIEDTSAVEVRASLTADQMFWIWNSQAGLPTLDVNDPVAAEQVVSTVADLNSAVSATVSSEFGNETHQWSAIFERLDGAGIDLNTRTYPCLFRVDSPRSSLAGSTSRQLTRGMFVDVSIQTQPNRILMRVIESAVRPGNRLWLNAQGKLRIVPITVVSRVDGDVVIQIQPELDHLCSLASTSIIVSPISDPVDGMPVGNQSPAESNGLGEAQDSGKPASLKANNAMVMPRETTSQLQVAG; translated from the coding sequence ATGATTGTCTTGGGAGGAGCCCTGTACGGCTACACCCTGTTGGGTGAACGCAAACGCCCGCAGCGGAGCAAGCCGCCTAAATCGCCGGTCACGATCGTTGCCACGGAAGAGGTCCGATTTCATAGCGGGCCGGTTGTGATCGATGTCCATGGAGTGGTGGTTCCACTGAGAGAACTGCGTTTGGCATCGGAAGTGGCTGGCCGAGTGGTGGAGCTTTCCGAGAACGTGCGGGCGGGACGGAGCGTGACCGCGGGGGAAGTGCTGATTCAAGTGGACGCGACCGAATACGAGTTGGAAGTCAAGCGGTTGCAGGCTTTGTCGCAGCAAGAGGCCGCGGAAGAAAACTCGGTGGAGGTGAGCATAGACAACACGTACCAGCTTCAAGAGTTGGCGAAGAAGCAACTCGAACTCGCTCGACAAGAACGCGAGCGAATCAACGCTTTGGTCACCCAGCGAGCGGCGTCTGCCTCCGAAGTGGACGCTGCACGACGTGCGGAACTGGCTGCGGATGCGGCGCTGGTCGAACTTGGGAATCGACGCCGCGAACTGGTCGCACAGTTGGAATTGTTGACGGAGAAACGGACGCTCACCAATGTCTTGCTGGAACGTGCCCGGCTGGATCTCTCACGTTGTGTCATACGATCACCCATCGATGGAAGAGTCGTTTCGTCGGAGGTGGAAGAGCAGTCGTTTCTTCCGACGGGAACACCCTTCATCACCATCGAGGACACCTCGGCCGTCGAGGTTCGCGCAAGCTTGACGGCCGATCAAATGTTTTGGATCTGGAACAGTCAGGCTGGCCTTCCAACATTGGATGTGAATGATCCTGTCGCGGCAGAGCAAGTGGTGTCCACCGTGGCGGATTTGAACTCGGCTGTTTCGGCGACCGTCTCCAGTGAGTTCGGAAACGAGACCCATCAATGGTCCGCCATTTTTGAGCGGCTCGATGGAGCTGGAATTGACCTGAACACGCGGACCTATCCGTGTCTGTTCCGCGTCGACTCCCCACGGTCTTCGTTGGCGGGAAGCACCAGTCGGCAGTTGACTCGCGGGATGTTTGTCGACGTTTCGATTCAAACTCAACCGAATCGAATTCTCATGCGTGTCATCGAATCAGCGGTGCGTCCGGGCAATCGACTTTGGCTGAATGCTCAGGGCAAACTTCGCATCGTTCCGATCACCGTCGTCAGTCGGGTGGACGGCGATGTGGTGATCCAGATTCAACCGGAACTGGACCACCTTTGTTCGCTGGCGTCGACCAGCATCATCGTTTCGCCGATCAGCGATCCCGTCGACGGCATGCCGGTTGGCAACCAATCGCCCGCGGAGTCCAACGGGCTTGGTGAGGCACAAGATTCTGGCAAACCAGCATCTTTGAAAGCGAACAATGCAATGGTGATGCCCCGTGAAACGACCTCTCAATTGCAGGTTGCCGGATGA